In Scleropages formosus chromosome 18, fSclFor1.1, whole genome shotgun sequence, one DNA window encodes the following:
- the ago3a gene encoding protein argonaute-3 isoform X3 — protein MGKPIKLLANCFQVEIPKMDVYLYEVDIKPEKCPRRVNREVVDSMVQHFKVTIFGDRRPVYDGKRSLYTANPLPVAAGGVDLDVTLPGEGGKDRPFKVTIKFVSLVSWHLLHEVLTGRSMPEPLELDKPISTNPVHAVDVVLRHLPSMKYTPVGRSFFSAPEGYDHPLGGGREVWFGFHQSVRPAMWKMMLNIDVSATAFYKAQPVIQFMCEVLDIHNIDEQPRPLTDSHRVKFTKEIKGLKVEVTHCGTMRRKYRVCNVTRRPASHQTFPLQLENGQTVERTVAQYFREKYNLQLKYPHLPCLQVGQEQKHTYLPLEVCNIVAGQRCIKKLTDNQTSTMIKATARSAPDRQEEISRLVRSANYEADPFVQEFQFKVRDEMAHVTGRVLPAPMLQYGGRVSSEHFMNRTVATPSHGVWDMRGKQFHTGVEIKMWAIACFATQRQCREEILKGFTDQLRKISKDAGMPIQGQPCFCKYAQGADSVEPMFRHLKNTYSGLQLIIVILPGKTPVYAEVKRVGDTLLGMATQCVQVKNVVKTSPQTLSNLCLKINVKLGGINNILVPHQRPSVFQQPVIFLGADVTHPPAGDGKKPSIAAVVGSMDAHPSRYCATVRVQRPRQEVIQDLASMVRELLIQFYKSTRYKPTRIIFYRDGVSEGQFRQVLYYELLAIREACISLEKEYQPGITYIVVQKRHHTRLFCADRNERVGRSGNIPAGTTVDTDITHPYEFDFYLCSHAGIQGTSRPSHYHVLWDDNCFTADEFQLLTYQLCHTYVRCTRSVSIPAPAYYAHLVAFRARYHLVDKEHDSAEGSHVSGQSNGRDPQALAKAVQIHHDTLRTMYFA, from the exons ATGGGGAAGCCCATCAAGCTGCTGGCCAACTGCTTCCAGGTGGAGATTCCCAAGATGGATGTTTACCTGTATGAGGTGGACATCAAACCTGAGAAGTGCCCACGCCGGGTCAACAG GGAGGTGGTGGATTCCATGGTGCAGCACTTTAAGGTCACCATCTTTGGGGATCGTAGACCAGTGTATGATGGAAAGCGGAGCCTCTACACAGCCAACCCCCTACCTGTGGCTGCTGGAGGG GTGGATTTGGACGTCACGCTGCCTGGTGAGGGGGGCAAGGATCGGCCCTTCAAAGTCACCATCAAGTTTGTGTCCTTGGTCAGCTGGCACTTGCTGCACGAGGTCCTGACAGGCCGCAGTATGCCAGAGCCCCTGGAGCTGGACAAACCCATCAGCACCAACCCAGTTCACGCAGTAGACGTagtgctacgccacctgccctCCATGAA GTACACCCCTGTTGGGCGGTCATTCTTCTCTGCACCAGAGGGTTACGACCATCCCTTAGGTGGTGGGAGGGAGGTGTGGTTTGGGTTCCACCAGTCTGTGCGCCCTGCCATGTGGAAGATGATGCTCAACATTGATG TGTCAGCCACAGCGTTCTACAAAGCACAGCCTGTGATCCAGTTCATGTGTGAGGTTCTGGACATCCACAACATTGATGAGCAGCCACGGCCCCTCACTGACTCGCACCGGGTCAAATTCACCAAAGAGATAAAAG GTCTCAAGGTGGAGGTCACACACTGCGGCACCATGCGAAGAAAGTACCGTGTGTGCAATGTCACCCGGCGGCCGGCCAGCCACCAGAC GTTCCCTTTGCAGCTGGAGAATGGGCAGACAGTAGAGCGTACTGTAGCCCAGTACTTCAGAGAGAAGTACAACCTGCAGCTCAAGTACCCCCACCTGCCCTGCCTGCAGGTGGGCCAAGAGCAGAAGCACACCTACCTGCCCCTGGAG GTGTGTAACATTGTGGCAGGGCAGCGCTGCATCAAGAAACTGACAGATAATCAGACCTCCACCATGATCAAAGCGACAGCACGCTCTGCACCTGACAGACAGGAGGAGATCAGCAGACTG GTGCGCAGTGCCAACTATGAGGCAGACCCTTTTGTACAAGAATTCCAGTTCAAGGTGCGGGACGAGATGGCTCACGTCACAGGGCGCGTGCTACCAGCGCCCATGCTGCAGTACGGCGGCAGGGTGAGCTCAGAGCACTTTATG AACCGTACGGTAGCCACGCCCAGCCATGGGGTGTGGGACATGAGGGGTAAGCAGTTCCACACAGGGGTGGAGATTAAGATGTGGGCCATCGCCTGCTTCGCCACACAGAGACAGTGCCGTGAGGAAATCCTCAA GGGTTTCACAGACCAGTTGCGAAAGATCTCCAAAGATGCCGGGATGCCCATTCAGGGCCAGCCGTGTTTCTGCAAATACGCGCAAGGAGCGGACAGCGTGGAGCCCATGTTCAGGCACTTGAAGAACACCTACTCTGGGCTGCAGCTCATCATCGTCATCTTGCCTGGCAAGACTCCTGTCTACG CGGAGGTGAAGCGGGTAGGAGACACACTGCTGGGGATGGCCACCCAGTGTGTCCAGGTGAAGAATGTGGTGAAGACCTCCCCCCAAACGCTCTCCAACCTCTGCCTGAAGATCAATGTCAAACTGGGTGGTATCAACAACATCCTGGTACCTCACCAACG GCCTTCAGTGTTCCAACAGCCAGTCATCTTCCTGGGTGCTGATGTTACACATCCtccagctggagatgggaagaAGCCCTCCATTGCAGCG GTGGTAGGCAGCATGGATGCCCATCCCAGCCGGTACTGTGCCACGGTTCGAGTCCAGCGCCCTCGTCAGGAGGTCATTCAGGACCTGGCCTCAATGGTTCGAGAGCTGCTGATCCAGTTCTACAAATCTACCCGCTACAAGCCCACTCGTATCATCTTCTATCGCGATGGTGTATCAGAAGGCCAGTTTAGACAG GTGCTGTATTATGAGCTGCTGGCCATTCGGGAGGCCTGCATCAGCCTGGAGAAGGAGTACCAGCCAGGCATCACCTACATCGTGGTGCAGAAGCGTCATCACACGCGTCTCTTCTGTGCCGACCGCAATGAGAGG GTTGGACGTAGCGGAAACATTCCTGCTGGCACAACCGTAGACACAGATATCACCCACCCCTACGAGTTTGACTTTTACCTCTGCAGTCATGCTGGAATACAA GGCACCAGTCGGCCCTCTCATTACCACGTCTTGTGGGACGACAACTGTTTCACTGCTGATGAGTTTCAGCTACTCacctaccagctgtgccacaccTACGTGCGCTGCACCCGTTCTGTCTCCATCCCTGCGCCTGCCTATTACGCCCACTTGGTGGCGTTTCGAGCGCGCTACCACCTGGTGGACAAAGAACATGACAG TGCTGAAGGCAGCCATGTCTCTGGACAGAGCAACGGCCGGGACCCCCAGGCGCTGGCCAAGGCCGTACAGATTCACCATGACACCCTGCGGACCATGTACTTCGCCTGA
- the LOC108919154 gene encoding uncharacterized protein LOC108919154 isoform X1, protein MGIERIWALGLLLALVPWLCQCISVTFQHIQQPLHVILNETMVLEAHIQSPKEQIAHVTWEIRAESSTGLRKVTVAEFPGSNINSRITTGNNGATLRVLGFRREDCGIYTLTVTSQSRTSASADCIVQEYKAVHHVTVSINVSHTSLLCQEAWGTDPKFKWLHERTQMNEEVGKPSVDGHVLYLSSEPCGHFTCIVSNRLGQSSATYTAEPCAKQSNSTAVVVVAFLVIQLSCGAALAFIMWRRRRRYLNRRERLTESYEVQF, encoded by the exons ATGGGGATCGAGCGGATCTGGGCTCTGGGACTTCTGCTGGCGCTCG TGCCATGGCTGTGCCAGTGCATATCGGTTACTTTCCAGCATATCCAGCAACCCCTCCATGTGATTCTGAATGAGACCATGGTTCTGGAAGCCCACATTCAGAGCCCTAAGGAGCAAATTGCTCATGTGACCTGGGAAATACGGGCAGAGAGCAGCACTGGCTTGAGGAAGGTTACAGTGGCAGAGTTCCCAGGCTCCAACATCAATTCCCGGATAACTACGGGCAATAATGGGGCCACACTGAGGGTGCTGGGCTTCCGCAGGGAAGACTGCGGGATTTACACGTTAACCGTGACCAGCCAGTCCCGCACTTCTGCGTCTGCAGACTGCATTGTGCAGGAATACA AGGCTGTGCATCATGTCACCGTGTCCATCAACGTGTCCCACACCAGTCTGCTGTGTCAGGAAGCCTGGGGCACTGACCCCAAATTTAAATGGCTGCATGAGAGAACCCAGATGAATGAGGAGGTGGGAAAGCCATCTGTCGATGGTCACGTGCTGTACCTGTCCTCGGAACCCTGCGGACACTTTACCTGTATCGTCAGCAACCGCCTGGGACAGAGTTCTGCCACATACACTGCGG AGCCCTGTGCGAAGCAGAGCAATAGCActgctgtggtggtggtggcctTCCTGGTCATTCAGCTCAGCTGTGGCGCTGCCCTGGCATTCATCATGTGGAG GAGACGAAGAAGATACTTGAACAGAAGGGAGCGGCTAACTGAGTCGTATGAGGTTCAGTTCTGA
- the ago3a gene encoding protein argonaute-3 isoform X2 produces MEIGTTGAVGAQSLFSVPRRPGYGTMGKPIKLLANCFQVEIPKMDVYLYEVDIKPEKCPRRVNREVVDSMVQHFKVTIFGDRRPVYDGKRSLYTANPLPVAAGGVDLDVTLPGEGGKDRPFKVTIKFVSLVSWHLLHEVLTGRSMPEPLELDKPISTNPVHAVDVVLRHLPSMKYTPVGRSFFSAPEGYDHPLGGGREVWFGFHQSVRPAMWKMMLNIDVSATAFYKAQPVIQFMCEVLDIHNIDEQPRPLTDSHRVKFTKEIKGLKVEVTHCGTMRRKYRVCNVTRRPASHQTFPLQLENGQTVERTVAQYFREKYNLQLKYPHLPCLQVGQEQKHTYLPLEVCNIVAGQRCIKKLTDNQTSTMIKATARSAPDRQEEISRLVRSANYEADPFVQEFQFKVRDEMAHVTGRVLPAPMLQYGGRNRTVATPSHGVWDMRGKQFHTGVEIKMWAIACFATQRQCREEILKGFTDQLRKISKDAGMPIQGQPCFCKYAQGADSVEPMFRHLKNTYSGLQLIIVILPGKTPVYAEVKRVGDTLLGMATQCVQVKNVVKTSPQTLSNLCLKINVKLGGINNILVPHQRPSVFQQPVIFLGADVTHPPAGDGKKPSIAAVVGSMDAHPSRYCATVRVQRPRQEVIQDLASMVRELLIQFYKSTRYKPTRIIFYRDGVSEGQFRQVLYYELLAIREACISLEKEYQPGITYIVVQKRHHTRLFCADRNERVGRSGNIPAGTTVDTDITHPYEFDFYLCSHAGIQGTSRPSHYHVLWDDNCFTADEFQLLTYQLCHTYVRCTRSVSIPAPAYYAHLVAFRARYHLVDKEHDSAEGSHVSGQSNGRDPQALAKAVQIHHDTLRTMYFA; encoded by the exons GAGCCGTTGGGGCCCAGTCCCTGTTCTCCGTGCCACGACGCCCTGGCTATGGCACCATGGGGAAGCCCATCAAGCTGCTGGCCAACTGCTTCCAGGTGGAGATTCCCAAGATGGATGTTTACCTGTATGAGGTGGACATCAAACCTGAGAAGTGCCCACGCCGGGTCAACAG GGAGGTGGTGGATTCCATGGTGCAGCACTTTAAGGTCACCATCTTTGGGGATCGTAGACCAGTGTATGATGGAAAGCGGAGCCTCTACACAGCCAACCCCCTACCTGTGGCTGCTGGAGGG GTGGATTTGGACGTCACGCTGCCTGGTGAGGGGGGCAAGGATCGGCCCTTCAAAGTCACCATCAAGTTTGTGTCCTTGGTCAGCTGGCACTTGCTGCACGAGGTCCTGACAGGCCGCAGTATGCCAGAGCCCCTGGAGCTGGACAAACCCATCAGCACCAACCCAGTTCACGCAGTAGACGTagtgctacgccacctgccctCCATGAA GTACACCCCTGTTGGGCGGTCATTCTTCTCTGCACCAGAGGGTTACGACCATCCCTTAGGTGGTGGGAGGGAGGTGTGGTTTGGGTTCCACCAGTCTGTGCGCCCTGCCATGTGGAAGATGATGCTCAACATTGATG TGTCAGCCACAGCGTTCTACAAAGCACAGCCTGTGATCCAGTTCATGTGTGAGGTTCTGGACATCCACAACATTGATGAGCAGCCACGGCCCCTCACTGACTCGCACCGGGTCAAATTCACCAAAGAGATAAAAG GTCTCAAGGTGGAGGTCACACACTGCGGCACCATGCGAAGAAAGTACCGTGTGTGCAATGTCACCCGGCGGCCGGCCAGCCACCAGAC GTTCCCTTTGCAGCTGGAGAATGGGCAGACAGTAGAGCGTACTGTAGCCCAGTACTTCAGAGAGAAGTACAACCTGCAGCTCAAGTACCCCCACCTGCCCTGCCTGCAGGTGGGCCAAGAGCAGAAGCACACCTACCTGCCCCTGGAG GTGTGTAACATTGTGGCAGGGCAGCGCTGCATCAAGAAACTGACAGATAATCAGACCTCCACCATGATCAAAGCGACAGCACGCTCTGCACCTGACAGACAGGAGGAGATCAGCAGACTG GTGCGCAGTGCCAACTATGAGGCAGACCCTTTTGTACAAGAATTCCAGTTCAAGGTGCGGGACGAGATGGCTCACGTCACAGGGCGCGTGCTACCAGCGCCCATGCTGCAGTACGGCGGCAGG AACCGTACGGTAGCCACGCCCAGCCATGGGGTGTGGGACATGAGGGGTAAGCAGTTCCACACAGGGGTGGAGATTAAGATGTGGGCCATCGCCTGCTTCGCCACACAGAGACAGTGCCGTGAGGAAATCCTCAA GGGTTTCACAGACCAGTTGCGAAAGATCTCCAAAGATGCCGGGATGCCCATTCAGGGCCAGCCGTGTTTCTGCAAATACGCGCAAGGAGCGGACAGCGTGGAGCCCATGTTCAGGCACTTGAAGAACACCTACTCTGGGCTGCAGCTCATCATCGTCATCTTGCCTGGCAAGACTCCTGTCTACG CGGAGGTGAAGCGGGTAGGAGACACACTGCTGGGGATGGCCACCCAGTGTGTCCAGGTGAAGAATGTGGTGAAGACCTCCCCCCAAACGCTCTCCAACCTCTGCCTGAAGATCAATGTCAAACTGGGTGGTATCAACAACATCCTGGTACCTCACCAACG GCCTTCAGTGTTCCAACAGCCAGTCATCTTCCTGGGTGCTGATGTTACACATCCtccagctggagatgggaagaAGCCCTCCATTGCAGCG GTGGTAGGCAGCATGGATGCCCATCCCAGCCGGTACTGTGCCACGGTTCGAGTCCAGCGCCCTCGTCAGGAGGTCATTCAGGACCTGGCCTCAATGGTTCGAGAGCTGCTGATCCAGTTCTACAAATCTACCCGCTACAAGCCCACTCGTATCATCTTCTATCGCGATGGTGTATCAGAAGGCCAGTTTAGACAG GTGCTGTATTATGAGCTGCTGGCCATTCGGGAGGCCTGCATCAGCCTGGAGAAGGAGTACCAGCCAGGCATCACCTACATCGTGGTGCAGAAGCGTCATCACACGCGTCTCTTCTGTGCCGACCGCAATGAGAGG GTTGGACGTAGCGGAAACATTCCTGCTGGCACAACCGTAGACACAGATATCACCCACCCCTACGAGTTTGACTTTTACCTCTGCAGTCATGCTGGAATACAA GGCACCAGTCGGCCCTCTCATTACCACGTCTTGTGGGACGACAACTGTTTCACTGCTGATGAGTTTCAGCTACTCacctaccagctgtgccacaccTACGTGCGCTGCACCCGTTCTGTCTCCATCCCTGCGCCTGCCTATTACGCCCACTTGGTGGCGTTTCGAGCGCGCTACCACCTGGTGGACAAAGAACATGACAG TGCTGAAGGCAGCCATGTCTCTGGACAGAGCAACGGCCGGGACCCCCAGGCGCTGGCCAAGGCCGTACAGATTCACCATGACACCCTGCGGACCATGTACTTCGCCTGA
- the LOC108919154 gene encoding uncharacterized protein LOC108919154 isoform X2, with protein sequence MGIERIWALGLLLALVPWLCQCISVTFQHIQQPLHVILNETMVLEAHIQSPKEQIAHVTWEIRAESSTGLRKVTVAEFPGSNINSRITTGNNGATLRVLGFRREDCGIYTLTVTSQSRTSASADCIVQEYKAVHHVTVSINVSHTSLLCQEAWGTDPKFKWLHERTQMNEEVGKPSVDGHVLYLSSEPCGHFTCIVSNRLGQSSATYTAGDEEDT encoded by the exons ATGGGGATCGAGCGGATCTGGGCTCTGGGACTTCTGCTGGCGCTCG TGCCATGGCTGTGCCAGTGCATATCGGTTACTTTCCAGCATATCCAGCAACCCCTCCATGTGATTCTGAATGAGACCATGGTTCTGGAAGCCCACATTCAGAGCCCTAAGGAGCAAATTGCTCATGTGACCTGGGAAATACGGGCAGAGAGCAGCACTGGCTTGAGGAAGGTTACAGTGGCAGAGTTCCCAGGCTCCAACATCAATTCCCGGATAACTACGGGCAATAATGGGGCCACACTGAGGGTGCTGGGCTTCCGCAGGGAAGACTGCGGGATTTACACGTTAACCGTGACCAGCCAGTCCCGCACTTCTGCGTCTGCAGACTGCATTGTGCAGGAATACA AGGCTGTGCATCATGTCACCGTGTCCATCAACGTGTCCCACACCAGTCTGCTGTGTCAGGAAGCCTGGGGCACTGACCCCAAATTTAAATGGCTGCATGAGAGAACCCAGATGAATGAGGAGGTGGGAAAGCCATCTGTCGATGGTCACGTGCTGTACCTGTCCTCGGAACCCTGCGGACACTTTACCTGTATCGTCAGCAACCGCCTGGGACAGAGTTCTGCCACATACACTGCGG GAGACGAAGAAGATACTTGA
- the ago3a gene encoding protein argonaute-3 isoform X1, with the protein MEIGTTGAVGAQSLFSVPRRPGYGTMGKPIKLLANCFQVEIPKMDVYLYEVDIKPEKCPRRVNREVVDSMVQHFKVTIFGDRRPVYDGKRSLYTANPLPVAAGGVDLDVTLPGEGGKDRPFKVTIKFVSLVSWHLLHEVLTGRSMPEPLELDKPISTNPVHAVDVVLRHLPSMKYTPVGRSFFSAPEGYDHPLGGGREVWFGFHQSVRPAMWKMMLNIDVSATAFYKAQPVIQFMCEVLDIHNIDEQPRPLTDSHRVKFTKEIKGLKVEVTHCGTMRRKYRVCNVTRRPASHQTFPLQLENGQTVERTVAQYFREKYNLQLKYPHLPCLQVGQEQKHTYLPLEVCNIVAGQRCIKKLTDNQTSTMIKATARSAPDRQEEISRLVRSANYEADPFVQEFQFKVRDEMAHVTGRVLPAPMLQYGGRVSSEHFMNRTVATPSHGVWDMRGKQFHTGVEIKMWAIACFATQRQCREEILKGFTDQLRKISKDAGMPIQGQPCFCKYAQGADSVEPMFRHLKNTYSGLQLIIVILPGKTPVYAEVKRVGDTLLGMATQCVQVKNVVKTSPQTLSNLCLKINVKLGGINNILVPHQRPSVFQQPVIFLGADVTHPPAGDGKKPSIAAVVGSMDAHPSRYCATVRVQRPRQEVIQDLASMVRELLIQFYKSTRYKPTRIIFYRDGVSEGQFRQVLYYELLAIREACISLEKEYQPGITYIVVQKRHHTRLFCADRNERVGRSGNIPAGTTVDTDITHPYEFDFYLCSHAGIQGTSRPSHYHVLWDDNCFTADEFQLLTYQLCHTYVRCTRSVSIPAPAYYAHLVAFRARYHLVDKEHDSAEGSHVSGQSNGRDPQALAKAVQIHHDTLRTMYFA; encoded by the exons GAGCCGTTGGGGCCCAGTCCCTGTTCTCCGTGCCACGACGCCCTGGCTATGGCACCATGGGGAAGCCCATCAAGCTGCTGGCCAACTGCTTCCAGGTGGAGATTCCCAAGATGGATGTTTACCTGTATGAGGTGGACATCAAACCTGAGAAGTGCCCACGCCGGGTCAACAG GGAGGTGGTGGATTCCATGGTGCAGCACTTTAAGGTCACCATCTTTGGGGATCGTAGACCAGTGTATGATGGAAAGCGGAGCCTCTACACAGCCAACCCCCTACCTGTGGCTGCTGGAGGG GTGGATTTGGACGTCACGCTGCCTGGTGAGGGGGGCAAGGATCGGCCCTTCAAAGTCACCATCAAGTTTGTGTCCTTGGTCAGCTGGCACTTGCTGCACGAGGTCCTGACAGGCCGCAGTATGCCAGAGCCCCTGGAGCTGGACAAACCCATCAGCACCAACCCAGTTCACGCAGTAGACGTagtgctacgccacctgccctCCATGAA GTACACCCCTGTTGGGCGGTCATTCTTCTCTGCACCAGAGGGTTACGACCATCCCTTAGGTGGTGGGAGGGAGGTGTGGTTTGGGTTCCACCAGTCTGTGCGCCCTGCCATGTGGAAGATGATGCTCAACATTGATG TGTCAGCCACAGCGTTCTACAAAGCACAGCCTGTGATCCAGTTCATGTGTGAGGTTCTGGACATCCACAACATTGATGAGCAGCCACGGCCCCTCACTGACTCGCACCGGGTCAAATTCACCAAAGAGATAAAAG GTCTCAAGGTGGAGGTCACACACTGCGGCACCATGCGAAGAAAGTACCGTGTGTGCAATGTCACCCGGCGGCCGGCCAGCCACCAGAC GTTCCCTTTGCAGCTGGAGAATGGGCAGACAGTAGAGCGTACTGTAGCCCAGTACTTCAGAGAGAAGTACAACCTGCAGCTCAAGTACCCCCACCTGCCCTGCCTGCAGGTGGGCCAAGAGCAGAAGCACACCTACCTGCCCCTGGAG GTGTGTAACATTGTGGCAGGGCAGCGCTGCATCAAGAAACTGACAGATAATCAGACCTCCACCATGATCAAAGCGACAGCACGCTCTGCACCTGACAGACAGGAGGAGATCAGCAGACTG GTGCGCAGTGCCAACTATGAGGCAGACCCTTTTGTACAAGAATTCCAGTTCAAGGTGCGGGACGAGATGGCTCACGTCACAGGGCGCGTGCTACCAGCGCCCATGCTGCAGTACGGCGGCAGGGTGAGCTCAGAGCACTTTATG AACCGTACGGTAGCCACGCCCAGCCATGGGGTGTGGGACATGAGGGGTAAGCAGTTCCACACAGGGGTGGAGATTAAGATGTGGGCCATCGCCTGCTTCGCCACACAGAGACAGTGCCGTGAGGAAATCCTCAA GGGTTTCACAGACCAGTTGCGAAAGATCTCCAAAGATGCCGGGATGCCCATTCAGGGCCAGCCGTGTTTCTGCAAATACGCGCAAGGAGCGGACAGCGTGGAGCCCATGTTCAGGCACTTGAAGAACACCTACTCTGGGCTGCAGCTCATCATCGTCATCTTGCCTGGCAAGACTCCTGTCTACG CGGAGGTGAAGCGGGTAGGAGACACACTGCTGGGGATGGCCACCCAGTGTGTCCAGGTGAAGAATGTGGTGAAGACCTCCCCCCAAACGCTCTCCAACCTCTGCCTGAAGATCAATGTCAAACTGGGTGGTATCAACAACATCCTGGTACCTCACCAACG GCCTTCAGTGTTCCAACAGCCAGTCATCTTCCTGGGTGCTGATGTTACACATCCtccagctggagatgggaagaAGCCCTCCATTGCAGCG GTGGTAGGCAGCATGGATGCCCATCCCAGCCGGTACTGTGCCACGGTTCGAGTCCAGCGCCCTCGTCAGGAGGTCATTCAGGACCTGGCCTCAATGGTTCGAGAGCTGCTGATCCAGTTCTACAAATCTACCCGCTACAAGCCCACTCGTATCATCTTCTATCGCGATGGTGTATCAGAAGGCCAGTTTAGACAG GTGCTGTATTATGAGCTGCTGGCCATTCGGGAGGCCTGCATCAGCCTGGAGAAGGAGTACCAGCCAGGCATCACCTACATCGTGGTGCAGAAGCGTCATCACACGCGTCTCTTCTGTGCCGACCGCAATGAGAGG GTTGGACGTAGCGGAAACATTCCTGCTGGCACAACCGTAGACACAGATATCACCCACCCCTACGAGTTTGACTTTTACCTCTGCAGTCATGCTGGAATACAA GGCACCAGTCGGCCCTCTCATTACCACGTCTTGTGGGACGACAACTGTTTCACTGCTGATGAGTTTCAGCTACTCacctaccagctgtgccacaccTACGTGCGCTGCACCCGTTCTGTCTCCATCCCTGCGCCTGCCTATTACGCCCACTTGGTGGCGTTTCGAGCGCGCTACCACCTGGTGGACAAAGAACATGACAG TGCTGAAGGCAGCCATGTCTCTGGACAGAGCAACGGCCGGGACCCCCAGGCGCTGGCCAAGGCCGTACAGATTCACCATGACACCCTGCGGACCATGTACTTCGCCTGA